A stretch of DNA from Lotus japonicus ecotype B-129 chromosome 4, LjGifu_v1.2:
TGGAAGATTACCAGAGAGATTGGCGTGGGAGATTGTTAAGGTTTTGAGCTTAGTCATGTGGCCAAGTATAACGTAAGGACCAGAGGCTTTGAGGGGCACGTTTGAGACGGTGAGATCAGTGAGATTTTCAAGGCGAGAGAGCCAGATTCCGGTGAGTTTGCGGAGGCTGCTAATACAAGTGAAGGATCGGAGGGAGGAGGTGAGTTCAGGAGGGAAGTGGATTGGAGAAATGGGGCAGTTGAGGAATTGAATGGATTGGAGAGTGGAGAGGGATTTGAGGGCGTTGTAGGAGAGAGAGGTGGAGGTTGAGCAGTTGGAGAGGCGGAGGGAGATGAGGTGGCGGAAGGGTTTGGAGGAATCGCATAGTGTGGCGTTTTGGGAGCAGGGGTCCTTGGAAGTGGGGATGTGGAGTGATTTCAGAGCATTGAGCTGATCTGGGTCAAGAGTGGAAGgtgaagatgaaggagatgatggTGAAGGTTTTGGTGATGGTGATAGTGATGGTGCTGGTTTTGGTGAGGGTGATGGTGGAAGAGGTGGAGAAGCTGAGATGATAATGGAGGggaagagaaagaggagaatgagaaggactAATGGTGGTGGTAGTTTCATGGCTTGAAGGAAGAGTGAATGGAAACAGAGAAAAGCAGAAAGGTTGGGATCAGAAAAAGTGTTAGAGACAAGGATGCAAGCAAAACAAAGGTTGGAATTTGGAAGAGTAATGTGAGATGTTGAGTGAGCACAAAGATTGGTGGGGAAAGTGTAAAGTAGAGGACATGGATTGGAGGGGAGACTTGAGAtcagagagagtgagaggaacCTAAACACAGTCTGTTGACAGTTGGAGACTACTTTGTTTATTCCTTTTGAATTGATTTGGAGATAATGTTGGCAATTTACTTGATAGTGCCTGTTTGTCATTTTGTTTCAAATCATGATCCCTACCTAATGGTCTTTCCCTTATTCATGTTGTTAGAATGCTAAGTGGCTAACAAGTAACAGCaacatttaaattataaatagtaTTATACGTGTACAACCAAATAGTGCATACATTTTGAATAAatcattttactttttattccTTTTTTCTAATCGTATCACATTCATTATAtatcatatttattatttatatgtgAATTTGACTCTTCTAAACTGAGCGGATTCAAATGATCtacaattttatatattatcTCTTTCCAACGTTCTAAACTCAAATGTACCAAAAACATTATTGTTAAATTGAATGAAACCCAATTAAAAAACCATTATTGTTAAATTATAGTATCTGAGATTTGAAATATCATTTTGAAACTAACATAGACTTTTTGAAAGCTAAGTTTTGGGAGCCAAGAACATAAGTCATAGAATTAAAACACATTAATCTTATATTCACACCTATTTCACCTACAcacatagaaaaaaaatatgatgtaTGAAAATAGGAGATGTGGAAATGgaataaaaataagaataatgattcatagacatctaaatagtagaaacaccccaaacaccactttttcctgcggatttgACTAAATAATatactgaactaaccacctaaatacacatgactaaccataaaacacataaccgtgtaaagttaaaattcctaaattagggatttggccaaataatacactgaactaaccacctaaatacacatgactaaccataaagcacagaaccgtgtaaagttgaaattcctaaattagggatttggccaaataatacactgaactaaccacctaaatacacatgactaaccataaagcacagaaccgtgtaaaattGAATTTATGAATTTCAACTGAGTTTACACGGTTATGTgttttatggttagtcatgtgtatttaggtggttagttcagtgtattatttggctaAATCCGCAGGAAAAAAGGGTGTTGGGGGTGTTTCTACTATTTAGATGTCTATgaattattctaaaaataaatacgcGTGAATATATAAAAGTTGAATAAAATATCTATTTTTTACTTGATATAGAATACATGGAAGGAAAATTTCACACGTTCAAAGGCCAATGTTGTCATGATGATCAAAATAGCAACTaaaaagaattaacaaccaCCTGCATTCATTTTCTGAATGGACAGAAAATCACTACTTTTCAAATTGATATACTTAGGCCAATGCTTTATCCTATAATCAGAAAATTTGTCCAAATCTTACAAATATTTCCAATCTTAGTTCAAAATGGCTTCACCTTCACAGCTCAGCAAAGGACTAATCCTTATGACTTGCACAAACTGAGGATCAAATCATCACCCCATGtatctttttaaatattttcagAAACTCTTTGGTAAATAATCTTTGTAGTGACTTAACAATCTATAGCAACACATGCCTCAGCAATGGTTTCACTGTCAACTTTGTTCACAAATGGATCTATCTTGACCCAAATCATTGAGAAGACAGAGGCCAGCAACACTGACCAGAGAATAACAATGGTGGGAGTTCTGTTTTGGCGACCCATGAGACCCTTGAGGAATGGATAGAGATGAAAAATCACCCAGAAGGCAAAGAACACCTTCCCAAAGAGTGGTCCCCATGACTCATATCCTCCATTCAGTGCATCAGAGAATCCAGCAACAACACCAACCATGTTAACAACGATGAGGGTTGTTGGAGGAATCAAGAGAGTTGTCCACTTCACAATGTAAAGATCACCAAACTCGCCGTCCTCAGCGGCCTTGGCCGTGACGGTGAAGTTAGTATCAACACCAGCCAACATCTTGAGCAATCCTTGGAAGACTGCAAACAAATGTGCTGAGACACCTCCAATCACCCAGAACTGCTCGTTACGCCACAAATCCTCGATGCTAACACCGCTCCAGCGAAGCTCAAGCACACTAGTCATTATAATGGAGAGGAAAAGTCCAAGGAAGAGAACACTTGCAAGGTTGGAAAGCTGTATTAAATTGTAAACAATAACATCATCAAAGGCATCACTATAAACTGTTATACTGATCTGTTTCTATAACTAGTTTAATTTGGTTGTGTGATtacaaataatttatatttcgtTGAACAATTGGAGGATAATCATAATccaagtgcatgtttggaagcTATCCTATAATGGATTTTGaagccagaatcaattatgcGGAGAAGCTTCTATGAGTGGAACAATAATAAAGGTGAGGAAATTACCACTGGTATAATAAATTTTCCTGTGAGAAGGCAAATGGCTGGCAATGTACAATAAGCAATCAGAGGAAGAGATGTGAAAGGATAGACTATGGTGTTTATATAAGCCATTCTCTGCAGACATTTGAGATGGCCTCCAGCAACTCCATACCAGAGGGGACAATGTCTGCTTAGGAAAATTTCAATTGATCCAAGCGCCCATCGAAGGACTTGGTGCAACCGATCGGACAAGTTGATAGGTGCTGATCCTTTGAATGCAGGCCTCAAAGGCATGCAGTAAATTGATCTCCATCCTCGAGAGTGCATCTTGAACCCAGTTAAGATATCCTCAGTGACTGAACCATAAATCCAGCccatctgaaaaaaaaaagatgttttAATTAGTCAATAATGCTATAGACTAAGCAAAAGAAAAAGTTAAACATAATAAGTCTTGCTTGAAATTCTGCCTATGCTGTGTCATAGCCAGTCCTATGCCCGGATAAATGAGGAAGGTTGTGTTAGACCTGCAGCAGCCGATGTAAAACAACTGTATCCTTAACATGTATCAAGTGATCGATATAGCCGACCTTACTTTTTGTGATAAGACATTTCTTACATGTTAAGTGTAATAACTAGTAAGTCTTGCTTGAGTCAAATTTCAAGTGGAATAAGCACGCAAACAGAAATATCACTGTAAAAGAGAAGGAAAGCAAGAATCTGATGATGGACTTTGTAAAAGAACATTAACATTCAAGCCAAACCTCTTTTCCCCATTCAGTCTTCTCTTCATATCCACAGCTAATTACATGAACAGCCTCCTTGATCAGCATTGCAGGATCTGCTGATTCAGGAACCCCTCCCTTCTCCATTAGTGTAGATTCAATTAGAACAGTTGACAAGCCAAAAGTTTTTTCCAAGCTCATCTGTGAAATCAGCATTGACCTCTCATGTTCATCATAATCTGCAAGAAGAAAATAAACCAGAAAAATATTATACAAAAAAGACTTTGTTATATGCTTCTCTTTCACagattgaaaaataaataaattatacttACTGTCAATCTCACTGAGATTATAAGTGGCAGCGTTAAGTTCATCCCTCTTTGCATCTCTGTAAGCCAGCGAGACATCTTCAGTGGACTTCTTTGAGCGGCCACCACAACAGCACGATGAAGATCCCGGTAAGTTGTGCATAGAAGGTGGGCTATAGCCATAAAGTGCATGTCTATTGAAAACACATCCAGTCCCCACATATACTGGTCCTTGAATGCCATCAAGTCCTTTCATGTTAACCTGAATGAATATCATAAATAGACCGTTAAATTGGCATGACGATTGGAAACTGCACAGTTGTATCCAGAAGTTACTGCATTGCATGCAGGAAAATGTTTGATCAATATACTTAAATCATTATATTACTATTGTTAACAATGAGACAACATGGACACAAAAAGATGAAGGAATTGGACTCTTGATCACAAAAcaagaaaataatttgttttttgtttttgactaGGTAGAGTATCTTTGCAAATATTTGCTTGACGAGATACATTTTTTACCACATAAGAAAATGAAACTTTATATTGACAATATGGTAAATCTCTGCTTTGTCATAAACTTACATCAAAGAAAACTGTATTGCGATTGGCATATCGATCACTACGATCAATACCGTCAAATCTTTGAGGGAATTGTACATAACACACGTCTCTACCAACTTCTGGATCCATGAGAAAACACATTGCTTCCCGAACGGCCTTGCTGTTGTTAACGTAATGATCACAATCAAGATTGAGAATGAAGGGAGCGTTTGTGAGAACTGCAGACACCCTTACCTGCATAGATCCATCTAAAACATCAAGCACTATAAATCTTAATGATCTTAAAGGAAATATTGTTATGGTAACTACACATACCAGTGCATTTTCAGCACCAGCTTTCTTGTGGTGCTGGTATCCTGGTCTTTTCTCTCTGGAAACGTAAACCAACCTGGGAAGTTCATTTCCTTCTATGTCACGTGCACCGGTGTGTCCAAGGAAAGCCTGGAGATggaaaataatattttcttgaaAATTAACACTTTTTTAAGAGTGAGGAGCCTATGACAAGTACTAGGAAATATAACTAGCATCTGGGTCAATAATTAATAGAAATCATCAATCTTATGAACATTacaaatttccatttgaaaAGAGATCACACAGAACAACTCAAAGCACTTTGTGTAAAAAATTTAAGCCTACCTATATCATCATTGAGAATAGATTACATACAGAAATGATGGGAATACCTGAATCATGCCAGGGTGATCGCGTGAATTATTTCCCGGCCAAGGTGTTCCATCTGGCATAGTCCATCCATCTTCTGGTGCTTTCTGAGCCTTAGATACCAAAGCATTAACTCTTACCTTATACTCTTCATAGTCTCTCTGTATCAGAATTTATAAGTAATCATGAAGAGGTAGCTCTAAGATTATCAATTTGGGAAAACAAGGTGGTAAATATAGAAGATCAGATATATTTATATGTCAAAGGTGTTTTAACTTTTATGCTTACCTTCATCGCTCTGCGTTCCTTCACAAAAGAAGGTTGCACTTTGTCCTTGAGGTAGTCAATCTTTTGTGAGAAGTAATACTCAGGTGCTCTTGGTTCAATTGAAAACTTTTTGCAGAATGGCACCCACTTCTTTGCAAATTCAGCTGTCTCCACAAGAGACTCAAATGTGAGCATTGCAGCACCATCGTCTGACACATAACAAGATACTTTTTCAACCGGGTAGTCAACGGCAAGGATAGAAAGCACTGTATTCGCTGTGATCAGTGGTGGTTCTTTCATAGGATCCACTGTACTGACAAAGAAATCAACTGAAGCAAGTCCAGAGGGTTCACCCTCTCTTTCAAACCTGGCAAGGCATTATAGAAGTGAGTATCAGCATCTAAAGCACTCTCTCATTGTGCTCTCACATTTAATTTAAACATTACTATATagatttattttgattcaaagtAAAAAGTATTTGACACTTAGACTTCTTAGGTAACTGTCATCATAATTGCTGCAATGATGTGTGTAACATATAATTGTTTCATAgtgtaagtattttttttaaattgatagAAGATCAAAATTAAGCTCTTATTTACTATCtattatttcaattttcataGATTACCTTTCACCATTCCCAACAGAGAAAGAAGCAGAAACATACCAATTCTACAATatgatttttgattttaaatcACCCTTAGAGCACAAAGTACAAGACATCCAAATGTTGTAGCAACTTTGTGCACTTACCTTGCAGAAAGGTTCTCAATAAAAGTTTGTCTGTCAACAGGAAACCATTTAGGGAACTGATCTAACACCCATGAAAATGCAAACCAGATCTCACAGATGATAGATGTCAACCAAAGACCAAAAGCGCTATCAACAGGATTTGTAACTCGATAATGAATGAAAAGAGCCAAGATTATTAGTCGCATGATGATCACAGTTCTGTAGGGTGCCACTTTGCTTTTCGATAATGGAATAAGTACTGAAAGTGGTAGAGAAGCAGCTTCTGTGGGCCTGCAAAACATATCACCAAGTGAATTGTAGAATAAATCTATGACTGAATTTGAACAGATTTTAGCCTATGACTATCGGACAAGATCGGAAaatgcaagaattctcaaaaataatgtttttattttctgtcTAATTTCATGCATCAAACCAAATAGGTATATCCCTACCTCACCTCAATTTACCACTTTACATGTGCACAAGGGGCATATGATCTATTCTACAGCTTCTCTTAATGTTAGTTAAGGTGAGAAATGTTTGTTAACATTTAATTAAATGCTATTTTGATACAAATTTTGTTATCCATTTCAGGAAAttcatttcatttctgattcaaCTCACTGTATTCCTTCCATCTGCTGCTCTGGTGGAGCTGAGGACTCATTTTCAGCCTTAGGTGCAgcctttttcttcttgttctttttctCCTTTCCCTTCCAGCTTTGTAGTCGACTTTTCCATGTTGAATTCCCAGTTTTATCATTTACATCTACAAGAAAAACCGTGTTGTGATTATCAAAGACTGCTTCTAAAGAAATTTTCAAGAAGAAGTGGTCTTAAGTCTCTTATTTACCACTATCATCAACTGTGGACACTGAACTGACATGTCTAGCGTGGAGTCCAACATCCTACAAAATTCGAGGTGTGTTTGTAAGTTCAGATAAGAACATATTAACAATATTCCAAAATACTACAAATAATAACTTAAGATTTCTTCAGAACTGTTTTTCCCAAAATTTAGGGATTTCTGATTTGGGAGAGGGAGAGTCCAAAATTATGAAGTGAATACAACACCTACCTTTACCCCAAACCTCAATTATTAGAAATAAGTTGGTTGTTttatattatctttatttaGCTCATTTTTTTACCAATGTAAACTTTTGAACTTAGCTGAATTTCCAATGTTTAGTACTTCCATATCTAATAATTCCTAGTGATTCATTACCTGAGGCTGATTAGGGTCATTGGACTGGGAAGCCATTGTGGATTGATCTTCTAGAACTTTTATGCCATCGTCGTCTCCATCATCCTTTGCTCTCTCTGTTACACATACAAAAGGAAACATTTCCCCTTAGGATCCTTCACAATATAAGTCATTTGTGGAAAAAGTAAAGCAGTCCCTATTTGAAATGATTTTACTGAAGTGAATGAATAGAGAATTCAGGTAAAAGGGGGGAAACAAAGAACAATTCTTTGAGAGAATGAATATATAGATTAAAGTGTGCTATAGATTTTTCTTTGCCTCTTCTTCTCACTATTGAAACTAATAGTTTATTACTTTGTTGGTGATTCTTTAAATTAATGTAAGAGTTTAATTACCCTCCACGCATCATCAGCTAGCATCAAATAACCATGTCATGGAGTACAAAATGAGTAACAAATCTACATGGTATAAAGGCACATATCgtattttttttcattggaAATATAATGTTCACATTAAACTATTAAAGGATTACCTCCATAGGGAGTACTACATCTCAAGCAGACCCTATGGCCCTCACTGATTTCATGCTCAAAACAAGCCTTGCAAATTGGGAAATTACACTCATGACAAGCCACAAACACCTCCTCATTATCATCATGCTTCAATTGTTCCCCACAAATGTTGCAGAGGGGAACACCAGATtgcatcattttttttatcagtCTTACCATTTGCTTCTAATATGTGCCATTTATATGAAATAGCATAAACCcattgatggtggtggtggggagTTCTTTTTTTGAAGTtagggtgttagtgtcatagttCCAGTGACACAGACAGATGAGAAGCAAATAGCAACGTCAATTTTTTGGGGTGAAATGAAATGAATCACTTTTGTTCAATTTATTGCGGGAAGTGTAACGAAGGCTTATGAGTTATGACAATAGTCTATCTCTATGTGACTATGCAcccaaaaaaaggaaaatagtcTTATTCATATGTGACTTTGATTTTAACAATAAACCCATTTACACTTTCTATATACAATAAATTACTATGTTACTAATATGCcttgtattgattttttttttgaacatgcCTTGTATTGAAATTATTAGCTAACTTATCTATTAtagtatattaaaatttaactgCAAGTTTAATCATTGCCAACTCATCCCTATTTTTGCTATGTATACATGCTTTTGCCATATCAAATAGAATATGAGGTGTCACCTCAATATTCTAAttttccttctcttgcaattcatccaaaaatgtttttatttataattcattttttgttATTAAAATCAACTTGTCATTAGATTCATAGAAATAAACATCTGTAGTTAAAATAAATTACTTACATAACATTAATCGTTCTCTTCTCTACGACGTCAAGGTTGTTCGCCGCCATGGCTCCCGGCGTTGTCTTCTTCCCATGTTATTGGGGCTGCATCGCATCTTCCTCTGCGTAGCGATCTAGTTCAAACCCAACTCTTCCTTCACTCTTCTTATCTCGTTTCCACTCGCTTTCCCCCTCTTAACTAATCTCCCCTCCTCTCTTTTCCCCATCCCCAATTTGTTATTAGGGTTAGGGATGTGGGAAGTTCTCTCTCCCCCCTTCTCTCCCTCTCTGCCCCGAAAAGTAGCATCTTCGACACTAGGAGTTCAATGGCATCGTCGCCTAGGTCATGGCACTTGCACATTGATTCAATCAGACTCGCCATAAGCTTGCAAGCTTCCTACAACGTCCACTTCTAGACAGCGTCAATAGTGAGATAAACAATCTTCAAGACGTTGGAGCCGACAACGTTGATGAGAGGGGAGAGGATTGATTCGGACTCGACCAAAGAGTACTCAACAATGTATTTACATTTTCACTATTTTATCAATCATTCAATCCTCCTAACCATCTTTTTAAAGAATATTTCAAGAATCTCATATGCAACGGTGTTTAATCAATGGTCCACCAACGCAGACCCCTGATCAACTTATATGCAAAAACAAACACAGATAAGTGCACACAAGGACTCCAAACAAAACAAGATTTACTTTAACCCAGGCCTCAAATATCTATAAATAGTTTTCGCGAAAAATCTAGTCTCAAACAAGAGTGACATAAAACACAGGTTCACAAAGTTACAAAGATGGCAAGAGAGCAAGTAAACATGGCATGAATAACACCATGTGAATGAGTCAATGAGCAAGTATATATCATCATTAACAGTTCCTATAGGTCAATGACCCCAAACGCAGAAATCTAAGCTGGTATATCTAGACTAAAACCCCTGTGTTTTAGGCTGTTTCCTTTCCGGGAGCATGATCTTCCGAGTATGTTAAATATAAATACAAACAGTACAGGTTATGATTGCTCTCCAAGAATATTCAATCAGAGAGAACCACATCATCCAGCTTTAAACTATGTTACAGAATAGACCTTCACGGTTTTAGATGTGTCACACACAACAAGATTGTCTGTATCAGCTGTGGTGGTACAGAGACAATTGACCTGCCAAATAAAATGTATAAACGATCACATAATATACAAATTTGGCAGAAGCAGAACAAGTAACTCGCAACACGCATCCAGAATTTCCAATGAAATTGTATTATAAACCTTACTTTTTGGGGTACGCCGATGTTCAAATGTAGGATATCATTGTTTCCATCACTTATCCCAGCATCACGATAACTGGACCAATTCCATACCTTCACCAACCTATCGTTGCCCCCAGATACTAAGAATTTCCCTCTCTCCCCAAACAATGAAAATTCCCTGTGTCAC
This window harbors:
- the LOC130715875 gene encoding cellulose synthase A catalytic subunit 8 [UDP-forming]-like isoform X2, which produces MMQSGVPLCNICGEQLKHDDNEEVFVACHECNFPICKACFEHEISEGHRVCLRCSTPYGERAKDDGDDDGIKVLEDQSTMASQSNDPNQPQDVGLHARHVSSVSTVDDSDVNDKTGNSTWKSRLQSWKGKEKKNKKKKAAPKAENESSAPPEQQMEGIQPTEAASLPLSVLIPLSKSKVAPYRTVIIMRLIILALFIHYRVTNPVDSAFGLWLTSIICEIWFAFSWVLDQFPKWFPVDRQTFIENLSARFEREGEPSGLASVDFFVSTVDPMKEPPLITANTVLSILAVDYPVEKVSCYVSDDGAAMLTFESLVETAEFAKKWVPFCKKFSIEPRAPEYYFSQKIDYLKDKVQPSFVKERRAMKRDYEEYKVRVNALVSKAQKAPEDGWTMPDGTPWPGNNSRDHPGMIQAFLGHTGARDIEGNELPRLVYVSREKRPGYQHHKKAGAENALVRVSAVLTNAPFILNLDCDHYVNNSKAVREAMCFLMDPEVGRDVCYVQFPQRFDGIDRSDRYANRNTVFFDVNMKGLDGIQGPVYVGTGCVFNRHALYGYSPPSMHNLPGSSSCCCGGRSKKSTEDVSLAYRDAKRDELNAATYNLSEIDNYDEHERSMLISQMSLEKTFGLSTVLIESTLMEKGGVPESADPAMLIKEAVHVISCGYEEKTEWGKEMGWIYGSVTEDILTGFKMHSRGWRSIYCMPLRPAFKGSAPINLSDRLHQVLRWALGSIEIFLSRHCPLWYGVAGGHLKCLQRMAYINTIVYPFTSLPLIAYCTLPAICLLTGKFIIPVLSNLASVLFLGLFLSIIMTSVLELRWSGVSIEDLWRNEQFWVIGGVSAHLFAVFQGLLKMLAGVDTNFTVTAKAAEDGEFGDLYIVKWTTLLIPPTTLIVVNMVGVVAGFSDALNGGYESWGPLFGKVFFAFWVIFHLYPFLKGLMGRQNRTPTIVILWSVLLASVFSMIWVKIDPFVNKVDSETIAEACVAIDC
- the LOC130715875 gene encoding cellulose synthase A catalytic subunit 8 [UDP-forming]-like isoform X1, whose amino-acid sequence is MMQSGVPLCNICGEQLKHDDNEEVFVACHECNFPICKACFEHEISEGHRVCLRCSTPYGERAKDDGDDDGIKVLEDQSTMASQSNDPNQPQDVGLHARHVSSVSTVDDSDVNDKTGNSTWKSRLQSWKGKEKKNKKKKAAPKAENESSAPPEQQMEGIQPTEAASLPLSVLIPLSKSKVAPYRTVIIMRLIILALFIHYRVTNPVDSAFGLWLTSIICEIWFAFSWVLDQFPKWFPVDRQTFIENLSARFEREGEPSGLASVDFFVSTVDPMKEPPLITANTVLSILAVDYPVEKVSCYVSDDGAAMLTFESLVETAEFAKKWVPFCKKFSIEPRAPEYYFSQKIDYLKDKVQPSFVKERRAMKRDYEEYKVRVNALVSKAQKAPEDGWTMPDGTPWPGNNSRDHPGMIQAFLGHTGARDIEGNELPRLVYVSREKRPGYQHHKKAGAENALVRVSAVLTNAPFILNLDCDHYVNNSKAVREAMCFLMDPEVGRDVCYVQFPQRFDGIDRSDRYANRNTVFFDVNMKGLDGIQGPVYVGTGCVFNRHALYGYSPPSMHNLPGSSSCCCGGRSKKSTEDVSLAYRDAKRDELNAATYNLSEIDSKYNLFIFQSVKEKHITKSFLYNIFLVYFLLADYDEHERSMLISQMSLEKTFGLSTVLIESTLMEKGGVPESADPAMLIKEAVHVISCGYEEKTEWGKEMGWIYGSVTEDILTGFKMHSRGWRSIYCMPLRPAFKGSAPINLSDRLHQVLRWALGSIEIFLSRHCPLWYGVAGGHLKCLQRMAYINTIVYPFTSLPLIAYCTLPAICLLTGKFIIPVLSNLASVLFLGLFLSIIMTSVLELRWSGVSIEDLWRNEQFWVIGGVSAHLFAVFQGLLKMLAGVDTNFTVTAKAAEDGEFGDLYIVKWTTLLIPPTTLIVVNMVGVVAGFSDALNGGYESWGPLFGKVFFAFWVIFHLYPFLKGLMGRQNRTPTIVILWSVLLASVFSMIWVKIDPFVNKVDSETIAEACVAIDC